A stretch of Treponema vincentii F0403 DNA encodes these proteins:
- a CDS encoding DUF4418 family protein yields the protein MKKYVVGALIVIVGLLVLFAPFGYAHVCFPKADGGFMKCHWMGEAVRMLGGLIAALGVVFLLFKSSRIGIAFSNIGLGICLILLQTVVIGTCKSPTMHCNVYAKPVILLLAIILIVINTGYLFFTRKR from the coding sequence ATGAAAAAATATGTTGTAGGTGCTTTAATCGTTATAGTCGGTTTGCTCGTTTTATTTGCTCCCTTCGGATATGCACATGTCTGTTTTCCGAAAGCTGACGGCGGTTTTATGAAGTGCCATTGGATGGGCGAGGCTGTCCGAATGCTCGGCGGTTTAATTGCTGCATTAGGCGTCGTATTCTTACTGTTCAAGAGTTCCCGAATCGGTATCGCGTTTTCCAATATCGGGCTCGGTATTTGTTTGATATTATTGCAAACGGTTGTTATCGGTACTTGTAAATCTCCTACAATGCATTGTAATGTATATGCCAAACCGGTTATTCTGTTATTGGCTATTATTCTGATCGTAATCAATACAGGTTATCTATTTTTTACCAGAAAAAGATAA